The Bacteroidota bacterium genome has a window encoding:
- a CDS encoding T9SS type A sorting domain-containing protein, whose translation MISSPAFRLAPGEARTFDIALLFKQGADRLASVALLQEASDAVQFRYDQDRLFEPAPPIPAPGLLDTPTLLGPEDGTLFVEVGAPLAWTAVPKAEGYRVEIASDPNFSDRRVLFSEEPNLSATCDTFNEVATCYWRVKAVDGFSTSLYSESRSFQSYFYASDNFGQSVGIIEVANPDGAVCPDADDPGCAADYPGNTVWLSPNATDDYVLTNPDNSLGDLFRNIEAVDDDNFEMRFTEACATDGACLGVYSANVPGGNDLIASVPFELWNVGTEDDPNDDVRMIPILRPLDNTEPSAQWADVFPAEQAVIAGTDTLALPVTQRVLWTMPARPDGYDLFAAAANTFGGAGAIYDPETDGDTQVDPGPGDEDCRSQNYYVDFCYRGASNRFVAPIGGLEGTVLADLAGDGTTPPVGTVIRFDSNERLLTDGEAEAPAQPAGFALGAAYPNPFSASATVPFELQHAGTVRLSVVDVLGREVAVLADSEMPAGAHRATLGGARLASGVYLVVLEADGRRQATKVLLLR comes from the coding sequence ATGATCTCGTCGCCCGCCTTTAGGCTCGCCCCTGGCGAGGCGCGGACGTTCGACATAGCGCTTCTCTTCAAGCAAGGCGCGGACCGTCTCGCCTCCGTCGCGCTCCTCCAGGAAGCCTCCGACGCTGTGCAGTTCCGCTACGACCAAGACCGCCTCTTCGAGCCTGCCCCGCCGATCCCAGCCCCCGGCCTCCTCGACACGCCGACGCTGCTCGGCCCGGAGGACGGCACCCTCTTCGTCGAGGTCGGCGCACCGCTGGCATGGACGGCGGTACCGAAGGCCGAGGGGTACCGCGTCGAGATCGCCTCCGATCCGAACTTCTCAGACCGCCGCGTGCTCTTCTCCGAGGAGCCGAACCTGTCGGCCACCTGCGACACGTTCAACGAGGTCGCCACGTGCTACTGGCGCGTCAAGGCTGTCGACGGGTTCAGCACCAGCCTCTACTCCGAGAGCCGCTCCTTCCAGTCCTATTTCTACGCCAGCGACAACTTCGGGCAGAGCGTCGGCATCATCGAGGTCGCTAACCCAGACGGGGCCGTCTGCCCGGACGCGGACGACCCCGGCTGCGCCGCCGACTACCCTGGCAACACCGTCTGGCTCAGCCCCAACGCCACCGACGACTACGTCCTCACCAACCCTGACAACAGCCTCGGTGACCTATTCCGCAACATCGAGGCGGTGGACGATGACAACTTCGAGATGCGCTTCACCGAGGCGTGCGCGACCGACGGCGCGTGCCTCGGCGTCTACTCGGCCAATGTGCCCGGCGGCAACGACCTCATCGCGTCCGTCCCGTTCGAGCTGTGGAACGTGGGCACGGAAGACGATCCGAACGACGACGTGCGGATGATCCCGATCCTCCGACCGCTCGACAACACCGAGCCGAGCGCGCAGTGGGCCGACGTGTTTCCGGCCGAGCAAGCCGTCATCGCAGGGACCGACACCCTCGCGCTGCCCGTCACGCAGCGCGTGCTCTGGACGATGCCCGCCCGCCCGGACGGTTATGACCTCTTCGCGGCTGCGGCCAACACCTTCGGCGGTGCCGGTGCGATCTACGACCCGGAGACCGACGGCGACACGCAGGTCGACCCTGGACCTGGTGACGAAGACTGCCGAAGCCAGAACTACTACGTCGACTTCTGCTACCGGGGGGCGAGCAACCGGTTCGTCGCGCCCATCGGTGGCCTGGAGGGGACGGTACTGGCCGACCTCGCCGGTGACGGCACCACCCCGCCGGTCGGGACAGTCATCCGCTTCGACTCGAACGAGCGTCTGCTGACCGACGGCGAGGCCGAGGCCCCGGCGCAGCCGGCGGGCTTCGCGCTCGGCGCGGCCTACCCGAACCCGTTCAGCGCCTCGGCGACCGTGCCGTTTGAACTCCAGCACGCCGGGACCGTGCGGCTCTCGGTGGTGGATGTGCTCGGGCGCGAGGTGGCGGTGCTGGCCGACAGCGAAATGCCAGCCGGGGCGCACCGAGCGACGCTGGGCGGCGCGCGCCTGGCGAGCGGGGTGTACCTCGTCGTGCTGGAGGCCGACGGGCGGCGGCAGGCGACGAAGGTGCTGCTCCTGCGATAG
- the aroF gene encoding 3-deoxy-7-phosphoheptulonate synthase — protein MIIVLKAEATRDDADALLSQIEAAGLKPLHMPGTERVVLGALGDERVLGELHLENHPMVESVKPILASYKLVSRQLHPHDTIVDVGGVPVGGSNFVVVAGPCSVESADQMRETAEAVAAAGAHALRGGAFKPRTNPYSFQGLGAEGLQILRGAADAVGLPAFTEVVEVGDVELVDRHAAAFQVGARNMQNFRLLQKLGQSRKPVLLKRGMAATVDDLLNAAEYLLAEGNPNVILCERGITTFETATRNTLDLNAVPVIKRRSHLPVLVDPSHGTGDRDLVTPMSLAAAASGADGLIVEVHRDPAQALSDGQQSLYPAQFRTLMDSVRSVAAAVGKTVA, from the coding sequence ATGATCATCGTACTCAAAGCCGAGGCGACCCGCGACGACGCGGACGCGCTCCTCAGCCAAATCGAAGCGGCGGGCCTGAAGCCGCTCCACATGCCCGGCACCGAGCGCGTCGTGCTCGGCGCGCTCGGAGACGAGCGGGTCCTCGGCGAGCTCCACCTCGAAAACCACCCGATGGTGGAGAGCGTCAAGCCAATTTTGGCCTCGTACAAGCTGGTGAGCCGGCAACTCCATCCCCACGACACGATCGTCGACGTGGGCGGGGTGCCGGTCGGGGGCTCGAACTTCGTCGTGGTGGCGGGGCCGTGCTCGGTGGAGAGCGCCGATCAGATGCGCGAGACGGCCGAGGCCGTCGCCGCCGCTGGGGCCCACGCCCTGCGCGGCGGGGCTTTCAAGCCGCGCACCAACCCGTACAGCTTCCAGGGCCTGGGGGCCGAAGGTCTGCAGATTCTCAGGGGCGCAGCGGACGCAGTCGGGCTCCCGGCGTTCACCGAGGTCGTCGAGGTCGGCGACGTGGAGTTGGTGGACCGCCACGCGGCGGCGTTCCAGGTCGGGGCGCGCAACATGCAGAACTTCCGGCTCCTCCAGAAGCTGGGCCAGAGCCGCAAGCCCGTCCTCCTCAAGCGCGGCATGGCCGCCACCGTGGACGACCTCCTCAACGCGGCCGAATACCTCCTGGCCGAGGGCAACCCGAACGTGATCCTGTGCGAGCGCGGCATCACGACGTTCGAGACGGCGACGCGCAACACGCTCGACCTCAACGCCGTCCCGGTCATCAAGCGGCGCAGCCACCTCCCGGTGCTCGTCGACCCCTCGCACGGAACCGGCGACCGCGACCTCGTCACGCCGATGTCGCTGGCCGCTGCGGCGAGCGGAGCCGACGGGCTGATCGTGGAGGTCCACCGCGACCCGGCGCAGGCCCTGTCGGACGGCCAGCAGTCGCTCTACCCGGCGCAGTTTCGGACCCTCATGGACAGCGTGCGGAGCGTCGCCGCCGCCGTAGGCAAAACCGTCGCATGA
- a CDS encoding anthranilate synthase component 1, whose protein sequence is MKTPLPGPGGVLSLERTLASAPDPLALYRHLTGDAPDTLLLESLDASTKEAERSFLVTRAALRADCRGRTVTIRALGGNGAAALPHLADRLRARAESVDQNADGLVAVFPPSPTEASEEARLHAPTPLDALRALATGWTRLGQTHPYAVLTAGVFSYDFLGTFERLPDEQADPLGFPDFQFWLPDRVIALDHRRGTATLLALVVGGEGAEERYHDASAAIAALTEAVERCPTPNPPPPAPEATPPVPDLSDDRFGDLVLRCKEHITRGDVFQIVPSRTFSTPCADALAAYARLRALNPSPYMFYVRGPDHTVLGASPETALKVSGSPKTVEIRPIAGTAARGRHADGRIDADLDGRIETRLRLDEKELAEHMMLIDLARNDVARVSVPGTRHAPAILTVDRYHHVMHLVSYVEGRLRDDLDALHAYAASMNMGTVVGAPKIRAATLLRRYEATRRGPYGGAVGYLTSDGEMDSALVIRTAVVTDGRAYVRAGAGVVHDSDPAGETLETQRKAQAVLDALGRAAETRSEDRDA, encoded by the coding sequence ATGAAGACACCGCTTCCCGGCCCCGGCGGCGTGCTCTCGCTGGAGCGCACCCTCGCCTCAGCCCCCGACCCGCTCGCGCTCTACCGCCACCTCACCGGCGATGCGCCCGACACGCTCTTGCTGGAATCGCTCGACGCCTCCACGAAAGAGGCCGAGCGCAGCTTCCTCGTCACCCGCGCGGCGCTCCGCGCCGATTGCCGGGGCCGCACGGTGACCATCCGTGCGCTCGGCGGAAATGGGGCTGCTGCCCTCCCGCATCTCGCCGACCGGCTTCGCGCACGCGCCGAATCGGTTGACCAGAACGCGGACGGCCTCGTCGCTGTCTTCCCGCCGTCCCCGACCGAGGCGAGCGAAGAGGCCCGGCTGCACGCGCCGACGCCGCTCGATGCGCTGCGCGCGCTTGCCACCGGCTGGACCCGGCTTGGCCAGACCCACCCCTACGCCGTGCTGACAGCGGGCGTCTTCTCGTACGACTTCCTGGGCACGTTCGAACGTCTACCCGACGAGCAGGCCGACCCGCTCGGCTTTCCCGATTTCCAGTTCTGGCTTCCCGACCGGGTCATCGCCCTCGATCACCGTCGGGGCACAGCCACGCTCCTCGCGCTCGTGGTGGGTGGGGAGGGTGCCGAGGAGCGGTACCACGACGCCAGCGCAGCCATCGCTGCGCTGACCGAGGCCGTCGAGCGCTGCCCTACTCCAAATCCTCCACCGCCTGCGCCCGAGGCGACGCCGCCGGTGCCAGACCTCTCCGACGACCGGTTCGGGGACCTGGTGCTGCGGTGCAAGGAGCACATCACGCGCGGCGACGTCTTCCAGATCGTCCCGTCGCGGACCTTTTCCACGCCCTGCGCGGACGCGCTCGCGGCCTACGCCCGGCTCCGGGCGCTGAACCCGAGCCCGTACATGTTCTACGTCCGGGGGCCGGACCACACCGTGCTCGGTGCCTCGCCGGAGACGGCGCTCAAGGTGAGCGGCTCGCCCAAGACGGTCGAGATCCGGCCCATCGCGGGCACGGCCGCGCGCGGCCGGCACGCCGACGGGCGGATCGACGCCGACCTCGACGGGCGCATCGAGACGAGGCTCCGGCTCGACGAGAAGGAGCTGGCCGAGCACATGATGCTCATCGACCTCGCCCGCAACGACGTCGCCCGCGTCAGCGTCCCGGGCACGCGCCACGCCCCGGCCATCCTCACTGTAGACCGCTACCACCATGTGATGCACCTCGTCTCCTACGTCGAAGGGCGGCTTCGGGACGACCTCGACGCGCTGCACGCGTACGCGGCGAGTATGAACATGGGCACCGTCGTGGGCGCACCGAAGATTCGGGCCGCGACGCTGCTGCGCCGGTACGAAGCCACGCGGCGAGGGCCCTACGGCGGGGCGGTCGGGTACCTGACCTCCGACGGCGAGATGGACAGCGCCCTCGTGATCCGCACCGCCGTCGTCACGGACGGGCGGGCCTACGTCCGGGCGGGCGCGGGCGTCGTCCACGACTCGGACCCCGCCGGCGAGACGCTCGAAACCCAGCGCAAGGCGCAGGCCGTCCTCGACGCCCTCGGCCGCGCCGCAGAGACCCGGTCAGAGGACCGAGACGCGTGA
- a CDS encoding aminodeoxychorismate/anthranilate synthase component II, which produces MNILLIDNFDSFVFNSVDEFRRRGCRVEVWRNDVAAEYALDRALALPAPRLVVLSPGPGTPAEAGCCLPLVRLARGRVPIFGICLGHQAIVEALGGEVGGAGEIVHGKASSIQHDGTGLFAGLSNPLRVARYHSLVATRMPEALTVRATCGDLVMAADSDADRLAGVQFHPESILTPDGGRMLENVLAWAAQ; this is translated from the coding sequence GTGAACATCCTCCTCATCGACAACTTCGACTCGTTCGTCTTCAACTCCGTCGACGAGTTCCGCCGCCGCGGCTGCCGCGTCGAGGTGTGGCGCAACGATGTCGCCGCCGAGTACGCCCTCGACCGGGCGCTCGCGCTGCCCGCGCCTCGGCTGGTCGTGCTCTCGCCCGGCCCAGGCACGCCCGCCGAGGCCGGGTGCTGCCTTCCGCTCGTGCGCCTGGCGCGGGGCCGCGTGCCTATCTTCGGCATCTGCCTCGGGCACCAGGCCATCGTCGAAGCGCTCGGCGGCGAGGTGGGCGGTGCCGGCGAGATCGTCCACGGCAAAGCCTCGTCCATCCAGCACGATGGGACCGGCCTGTTCGCGGGCCTCTCGAATCCGCTGCGCGTCGCCCGCTACCACTCTCTCGTCGCAACCCGGATGCCCGAGGCGCTGACGGTGCGCGCGACGTGCGGCGACCTCGTGATGGCCGCCGACAGCGACGCCGACCGCCTGGCCGGCGTCCAGTTCCACCCCGAGAGCATCCTGACGCCTGACGGGGGCCGCATGCTGGAAAACGTCCTCGCCTGGGCAGCCCAGTGA